TATACGGAAGACGAATACGAATCCGGAAAACTTATTGTGGATGAAAGTGATAATACCTTATGGGTATTTACCACCTCCAACATAAGTTATGTTACCCCTGTACGACTTACCAGGGCTGCCAAAATGAAGCGCATACCACTGACAAAGGAAATGCGGGAAGGGATTTTGGGATACGAAAATATTACGAGATTGGACGATTCCGGAAATTATCTCCTGGGAAAAACCTCTGGGTATATGACCTTTAGTCTCAATGGGATTGTTCCCCGTGATTTTCGTATTTACCTGGCCAATGTTTCCAATGGCATCGCAAAAGGCGAGGAAGCGTTAAGGGACAGATCGCAGAAAGGCAATTTTAAGAGCCATGAAAACAATCTGGGATTCTCCTTTTATGCGCCAGAGTATCATAAATACCTGAACACCCAGTACCAATATCGATTGCGGGGATTTTATGACAGTTGGAGCAACTGGTCGCAAGACCACGAGGCCTACTTCGAAAACCTACCCTTTGGGGATTATGTATTCCACGTGCGCGCAAAGATTGGGGATACCGTTTCTGAAAATACGGCCTCCTACTCCTTTTCCATAGCCAAGCCATGGTACATCTCAAATACCATGATTGTCCTCTATATCCTGGGAATACTCCTGTTTTCATTGTTTATGCATACGCTCTACAGACGGTATTATAAAAAACAACGTCAAAAGCTTATAGAGAAGAACCAAAAGGAATTGGAGTTCGCACAGGTTCAAAATGAGAAAGAGATCATTAGGATAAAAAACAAGCAATTGGAGTTGGAAAACAAGAATAAGGGTAAGGAATTGGCGGCGTCCACAATGAATATCATCAAGAAAAATGAGTTGTTGACGAATATAAAGAGCGAACTAAAGACCATTAGGGACCAGAACATCGTCAAGCCCGTTATTAAGATCATTGATAATAGTCTAAACCAGAATGACGACTGGGAACTTTTCCAGGAAGCATTTAACAATGCCGACAGTGAATTTTTAAAGAATATCAAAAAAATGCATCCTTCCCTATCCCCTAACGATCTTAAATTATGCGCCTACTTAAGACTGAATCTCTCTTCCAAGGAAATAGCCCAATTGTTGAACATATCACCCAAAAGTGTCGAAATCAAACGTTATAGGTTGCGAAAAAAACTGGATTTGCAACACGAAGACAATCTCGTGAACTATATTTTGGAGTTATGATAACCTTAACATAATTTTTCGAAACCTTAACAAAAGCCCCACCCACCTTAACAATACCTCTACAAACCCGTTTTTACACCCTTTATTTACCACTACGGCACACTTTTTAACATTTGTTGAAAACCCTTCAAATACAGGAGTTCAAAAGATTTTGCAATATCAAATTGACAGAATTAATGCCCTTTTTTTAACATGTATACTTTTTGTAGTGGTTCATTTTATGGTATCCGCAATTTTTGCTCATAAGTTTAGTACATCAAAAAATGCTCAATGGATACGATTCAGAAAAAATTACTCAAACTGACTTTTCTCTTATTCACAACGATTGCCTTTACACAGACCGATAAGGTAATGGTTGTGGATGAAGGAGGAGGTCCAAAGTTGGTGGTCAATGGGAAGGATTTTATGATCAATGGGATGAACTGGGATTACATACCCATTGGAACTAACACTGTGAACGCCGCTTTTTGGAAAAAATCCGATGATATCATTAAAGCGGGATTGGATACGGAAATGTCCCTTTTGAAAAACATGGGGGTAAATGTCATTCGTCAATATACCGGAGTACCTGCCAAATGGATTCGGTACATCTATGAGAATTATGGGATTTACACCATGCTGAACCATTCTTTTGGACGTTACGGCCTAACCCTGAATGGTGTCTGGACTCCTGTGACCATTTATGATGACCCAACAACCGTAGATTTTTTGATGTCCGAAATGGAACAATTGGTCAGGGATTATAAGAATACACCAGGGCTCCTCATGTATTTACTGGGGAATGAGAACAATTATGGTCTATTCTGGGCGGGAGCCGAAACCGAAGATTTCCCGGATGATGAGGGCAGAATACAGTTTATAGGGGAAAGCAGGGGAAGGCCCATGTACAGGTTAATGAATGAGGCCGCCAAAATGATGAAAGAACTGGATGCATCACATCCTGTAGCGATTTGCAACGGAGATGTACTGTTCATAGATATTGTAGCTGAGGAGTGTAAAGACGTGGACATCTACGGAACCAATACCTACAGAGGTCTTTCCTTTGGTGATATGTTCCAAGTGGTCAAAGATAAATTGAACAAACCCATAATGTTTACTGAATTTGGTGCGGATGCCTACAATGCCATGGAAAACAAGGAAGATCAGTTCTCCCAGGCCTATTATATGGTGGGCAATTGGAAAGAGATTTATGAGAATGCCGCCGGACTTGGAAAAGTAGGAAATTCCATTGGTGGTTTTACCTTTCAATTCAGTGATGGTTGGTGGAAATTTGGTTTTGATGATAGAAAAAATGCTGATGTTCATGATAACAATGCCTCGTGGTCCAATGGAGGATATGCCAGGGATTTGGCCGCCCCAGGTGCCAATAACATGAACGAGGAATGGTTTGGTATCTGTGCCAAAGGTGCCACAAACCCCAGGGGGCTTTATGAACTATACCCCAGGGCCGCTTATTATGCATTGAAAGAGGCACATCAATTGGATCCCTATGGGCAGGGCGTGAATCTGGACTTTGTACAGAACCATTTTAACAATATTCAATTAATGGATGCCGTACTCAAGGCACGCGGGGATAAAGCTGCACTTAGCGGTGAGGATAGTAAGATGCTCCGTATCAGTAACCTTCAGGCAAAGCTTGCCACTTTTAGCACCGGGGGCAGTCTTATCACCACTCCGGACAATCCCGATCCGAACAATCCCAATACGTTTCCCAACCAATTGGGATTTGACCATATGCAATCCTATTTTGTTGGTGTGGAAGGCAACCCAGCTTCCAATATGCGGGCCGAGGTAAACGTAAACGTCGTTGGAAATGTTGCCCAAAACCCCATCAACGAGCTTTTTTATGAGAACAATTCACGTCCCATTGATGTCAGCACCGATCGTGGGGATGTTATTGTTTCGGACGTCAATAGGGTTCGGATCTATCAAGCGGAATTTGAGTGGAACGCCAAAGAATTCGATTTAAGGGGATTCTATAGAACAGGACATTATCATTGGGGGTATGAAGGCGATTTTTTTGGCTTCTATCCTGAAGCCAACTATGGCCCCAACCTGGATATCTACAACGGGGAAATCCTGGGTGCAGAACTGGATGGTAAGGGGCCGTTAAAAGGCCTAAAGGTTGCTTTGGGTCCCCAACTTTGGTGGGGTTCAAATCCAACCATGCTCTTTAAGTACCAAAGGCACATCGGAAAATTTGATGTCACCGGTATTTACCATAGGGACTTTGAAACAAATATCGTATTTGATGACACTGGACGCCGGGTTTTGGATATAAACCAATTGCGAAGTGGTGTCGTACCGCCCTGGCCAACAGAAAGGGCCTCTATTGCCATAGAACGGGAATTTGGAAAATTTGGAGTCATGGTAGGAGGAATTTGGGCAGGAAGCCCCTTGAATGGCACATCCTTTCAAGACGTTAGGGGTACACCAGGAAACTATGTGGTCTTTGAAGATAGGATCCAGTCCAGCGATAATTGGGGGGGTAAAGCGAAAATCACCTATGAAGGCGGTAAGTTCAATTGGTACGGCCAAGCTTCGGCAATGGGATTGATTGCCAATGGTGGCGCGGACCAAACACTCACCTTTACCGGTTGGAAATTGAGGGATACCGGAAGTGGTAACGTAACTAGTGTATTTTCTGGATTTACGTTCGCTGCAGGAAATTTCCAGATTGCTCCCAACTTTATGTGGCAAAAACCATTGGTAGAGGCCATCCCTCAAGATGTACAGGCGCCAGGTCGACTAAGAAACATTATTGACGATCCTTTTGCGGTGCGTTGGAATCGAGAAACCACTGCAGGTGAAATACTGTTTACCTATGACCCTACTCCAGGTACATGGATGTACGAATGGGACAATGATCGTGCAGAAGATGCCGAGTTTGCCATGAACTTGGGTTTTGTATATCGTCGTCTGCCAACCACCATGGATGCACATATAGGATTTTTAGCCGACCGGACCATTTTTTCCTTCCCAAATTCGGCACCGGCCGAAGACCTTTGGGAAGTACATTCCAGAATGGTATCCAAAATTGGCCCTGATTTCGGTATGGTCGGTAATTTTTATTATGGAAACGGACAGGGAAATGGGGATTCAGATCGGTTGATCAAACGGTTTGGAGGTGATGTTCGCATCCTCTATAAAAACTTCAAATTGCATTACGAACAAAAAATTAACGATTGGGGACCTTATGATTACCATCGCGATTTTAACTTAACGTTCCCCGTGCAATTGATGTTGGACCTCTCCACTACCCTGGGCAAACCGGACTGGTTTATTCTACCAAGTACACAGATAGGGATACGGGGCATATGGCGATCCTTGGATGAATTCTCACCACGGTATGCGCCAACCGCCGTTCCACCTAACACATTTCAGCGAGAGCCCATTCTAAGTCCTGTAGGATTTGATAATGGTAATGAATGGGAAATCATGACATACATACACATCAATATTGGGAAATAAAAAGATAGCACTATGAAAAATCTAATATATATCAATGTAAGACGTGTTCTTTTTCTGAGTTTGGGCATCACTGTTTTTTACAGTTGTGAAAGAGACCTTTCAGAAGACGTACAATTTGCTACATTTCCCATCAATGGTGACATATTTACGGATGACCCGGTAGGTCTTACCGATCAGTTTTTTGATTCTTTTGATCCTGCAACGGGAGCAAACCCGGAAGGTTTTGATAGAGATGATGAGGTCGCTTTTGAAGGGTCAGCGTCCATTCGAATCGATGTCCCCGCGCCGGATGACCCGGATGGGGGTTTTATTGGTGGTATTTTCCTTGATCGCGGTGACGGTAGGGATTTGACCGGTTTTGATGCCCTGACCTTCTATGCCAGAGGCTCTACAACGGCTACTATTGGGGAAGTTGGTTTTGGAACCGATTTTGGGGAAAACAAATTTGCGGTTACCGCTAACAATATTCGACTATCGACGGATTGGCGAAAAATCATCATTCCTATTCCAGATCCTTCAAAATTGGTACAGGAAAGGGGCATGTTTTTCTTTTCGGCCGGTACCCAAAGTACCAATGGTTTTGGGTTTACCTTCTGGATCGATGAGTTGCGGTTTGAACGTTTGGGGACAATAGGGCAATCCAGACCTTCCATCTTGGGAGGCAATGATGGCCGTTTTCCAACAACGGTGGGCGGAAGTCTTACCATTGACCAATTGCAGCAGACGTTTAATTTGGGGTCCGGTATCAATCAAACCGTAATTCCCGCGCCTTCTTATTTTGATTTCAAAAGTTCCGATCCAAATGTGGCGTTTGTCAACGAACTGGGAGAGGTTACTGTGATCAATACCGGTACAACAGAGATCACCGCTTCTATTGCTGGGGTCCTGGCAGCGGGCAGGATATCGGTGGAATCATCGGAAACCGCACAAATAATTTCCATTTTTAGTGATTTGTTTGCCGACGTTCCCGTAGATAATTTCAATGGCTTTTTTGAGAATCAGACAACACAAGGTGGAGTGTTTGATGAGAATGGTAATGACATCATAAAATATACTAACCTCAATTTTGTGAGTATCAATTTCTTTAGCGAGGAAAATAGGATTGATGCCTCCGAAATGACAACCCTTAATTTACAGATCAGGGTTGATGAAACCATTGATACAGGTGATTTCATTAGGTTGGAACTCAATAATTTCCTTAACGGTGTTGAATCGGGATCATCTTTTACCATCCCGTCAACCGAACTGATTGCCAATGAATTTGTAGACTTTGCCATTCCACTTTCGGAGTTTCAAGGGTTAACGGACAGATCGGGACTGGGATTGTTATTCTTTGTCACCGAGGGTACCATATCCAATATTTCGGTGGATAACATCTTTTTCTCTGCCGAATAACAGTTAAATCAGTACTAAGCCATGAAAAATAAAATTTTAAATACACATATGAGATCAACACTGGGTTGCAGGATACTTAGCTTAAGCATATTCCTTCTGGTTTTGGGATGCGAAAATGATGATGCCCAGACCGTAGCTAGGCTCACAACTTTAGTATGGGAGGATAACTTTGATGTAGACGGTGCTCCAGATCCGACTCGTTGGAGGTTTGACCTCGGCGATGGAACCGCACAAGGTATCCCAGGCTGGGGAAACGATGAATTGCAGTACTACACGGATAGACCGGAAAATGTTACGGTCCAAAACGGGTTTTTATTGATCACTGCAAGACAGGAGGATTTCAATGGGGCCGAGTTTACCTCTGCAAGGCTTACCACCCAAGGATTGTTTGAACGGGCCTATGGACGTTTTGAAGCACGTATCCGGGTACCTTTTGGACAAGGTTATTGGCCTGCATTTTGGTTATTGGGAAATAATTGCGATGAAAACCCTTGGCCTGCCTGTGGGGAGATTGACATCATGGAAAATGTAGGCGATGAACCGACCATTGTTTTTGGTAGTGTCCATGGCCCTGGTTATTCAGGTGGGGATTCCATTGGTAAGGACTATGAATTGACCGACGATCGTTTTGATACGGGATTCCACGTCTTTGGAATTGAGTGGTCACCGGAATTTATCAATTATTATGTGGATGGCGATCTGTACCAAAGTATTACACCGGAAGACATAGACGAAGAAACGGATGGTGAAGGCCAATGGATTTTTGACCGTCCTTTTTATATCATCCTTAACGTGGCCGTCGGCGGTAATTTACCCGGCTCCCCAAACAGCGAAACAGTTTTTCCCCAAACCATGCTCGTAGACTACGTACGTGTATATGAACAGTAAAAAGAAAAAACACTCTATTATGAAACAGACAATTGAAGCAATAAAACTACTCTCGGTCTTCTTTTTGGTACTAACATTCTTAGGTTGCGAGGATGACGATACCGTACTACCTGTGGTAGAAGCAGGTTTTACCTTTACACAGGACCAAAATACCGGTACGGTAACCTTTATAAATACCTCTACCAATGCCGATAGCTTTGCCTGGAACTTTGGGGATGGGACAAGCTCAGAGGAGATCAATCCCACAAAAATCTACGCGGCAAATGGTACGTTTACGGTGGTACTCACAGCATCCAGTGTGGCAGGTGCTTCTGGTACTTTTGAAGGTGAAATCACCATTAGTGTCCCAGA
The sequence above is a segment of the Muricauda sp. SCSIO 64092 genome. Coding sequences within it:
- a CDS encoding glycoside hydrolase family 2 TIM barrel-domain containing protein; its protein translation is MDTIQKKLLKLTFLLFTTIAFTQTDKVMVVDEGGGPKLVVNGKDFMINGMNWDYIPIGTNTVNAAFWKKSDDIIKAGLDTEMSLLKNMGVNVIRQYTGVPAKWIRYIYENYGIYTMLNHSFGRYGLTLNGVWTPVTIYDDPTTVDFLMSEMEQLVRDYKNTPGLLMYLLGNENNYGLFWAGAETEDFPDDEGRIQFIGESRGRPMYRLMNEAAKMMKELDASHPVAICNGDVLFIDIVAEECKDVDIYGTNTYRGLSFGDMFQVVKDKLNKPIMFTEFGADAYNAMENKEDQFSQAYYMVGNWKEIYENAAGLGKVGNSIGGFTFQFSDGWWKFGFDDRKNADVHDNNASWSNGGYARDLAAPGANNMNEEWFGICAKGATNPRGLYELYPRAAYYALKEAHQLDPYGQGVNLDFVQNHFNNIQLMDAVLKARGDKAALSGEDSKMLRISNLQAKLATFSTGGSLITTPDNPDPNNPNTFPNQLGFDHMQSYFVGVEGNPASNMRAEVNVNVVGNVAQNPINELFYENNSRPIDVSTDRGDVIVSDVNRVRIYQAEFEWNAKEFDLRGFYRTGHYHWGYEGDFFGFYPEANYGPNLDIYNGEILGAELDGKGPLKGLKVALGPQLWWGSNPTMLFKYQRHIGKFDVTGIYHRDFETNIVFDDTGRRVLDINQLRSGVVPPWPTERASIAIEREFGKFGVMVGGIWAGSPLNGTSFQDVRGTPGNYVVFEDRIQSSDNWGGKAKITYEGGKFNWYGQASAMGLIANGGADQTLTFTGWKLRDTGSGNVTSVFSGFTFAAGNFQIAPNFMWQKPLVEAIPQDVQAPGRLRNIIDDPFAVRWNRETTAGEILFTYDPTPGTWMYEWDNDRAEDAEFAMNLGFVYRRLPTTMDAHIGFLADRTIFSFPNSAPAEDLWEVHSRMVSKIGPDFGMVGNFYYGNGQGNGDSDRLIKRFGGDVRILYKNFKLHYEQKINDWGPYDYHRDFNLTFPVQLMLDLSTTLGKPDWFILPSTQIGIRGIWRSLDEFSPRYAPTAVPPNTFQREPILSPVGFDNGNEWEIMTYIHINIGK
- a CDS encoding carbohydrate-binding protein — encoded protein: MKNLIYINVRRVLFLSLGITVFYSCERDLSEDVQFATFPINGDIFTDDPVGLTDQFFDSFDPATGANPEGFDRDDEVAFEGSASIRIDVPAPDDPDGGFIGGIFLDRGDGRDLTGFDALTFYARGSTTATIGEVGFGTDFGENKFAVTANNIRLSTDWRKIIIPIPDPSKLVQERGMFFFSAGTQSTNGFGFTFWIDELRFERLGTIGQSRPSILGGNDGRFPTTVGGSLTIDQLQQTFNLGSGINQTVIPAPSYFDFKSSDPNVAFVNELGEVTVINTGTTEITASIAGVLAAGRISVESSETAQIISIFSDLFADVPVDNFNGFFENQTTQGGVFDENGNDIIKYTNLNFVSINFFSEENRIDASEMTTLNLQIRVDETIDTGDFIRLELNNFLNGVESGSSFTIPSTELIANEFVDFAIPLSEFQGLTDRSGLGLLFFVTEGTISNISVDNIFFSAE
- a CDS encoding family 16 glycosylhydrolase, translated to MRSTLGCRILSLSIFLLVLGCENDDAQTVARLTTLVWEDNFDVDGAPDPTRWRFDLGDGTAQGIPGWGNDELQYYTDRPENVTVQNGFLLITARQEDFNGAEFTSARLTTQGLFERAYGRFEARIRVPFGQGYWPAFWLLGNNCDENPWPACGEIDIMENVGDEPTIVFGSVHGPGYSGGDSIGKDYELTDDRFDTGFHVFGIEWSPEFINYYVDGDLYQSITPEDIDEETDGEGQWIFDRPFYIILNVAVGGNLPGSPNSETVFPQTMLVDYVRVYEQ